gcatttgctgctctggcagaggacccaggttcagtttcctgCACCTACATCATGGTTTTACAACCACCCATAACCCCAGTTTCAGGGGAGCCAACAGGCATGCGCATGCTGCACATTCAGGCATGACCACAAAATACTTATATACACAGAGTAAAATAgagaaatctaatttaaaaaaacactgaACCTGAGAGGGCTGAAAAGGTAGTTGGTAGCGTCTGCCTTGCAACGTGAAGTCCAGCATCTCCGACAAACAggtatggtggcgcatgcctgcaatggcagcactcgggaggtggacgCAGAGGATCGGAGTGGAGCATTCTCTTCAGCTAGCAGTGAGTTTGCATTCTGGGGTACataaaaaccatttttttaagtgaaaactatggactggagaaatggctccgtcGTTGATGGTGCCTGCTGCTCCTCCACTGGATCAGAGTGTGGCGCCCAGGGAAGACGTTCTCACTCGTCTGTAACTCAGGCTCAGGAGGACCCAATGTGCTCTTCTGGCTCCTATGGGCACCctcacacatgtggcacacacatacacatatacaaataccttttaaaaactcaaaagccaggtggtggggtggtggtacatgcctttaatcccagcactcagagggcagaggcaggggtatttCTGACCAGCCtggtcagttccaggacagccaggactatacagagaaacccttaaataggtaggtaggtaggtaggtaggtaggtagatagatagatagatagatagatagatagatagatagataaagtagtatttttttttaagttgaactCAAATCCAACCCTTTGGAAACAATCAGACATACCCAGAGTATAGAATACATTCTGCACAACAAATGGCCTTGActgaaaatctcttttaaaaagagatttatttatttttattgtatgcatatgagtgttttgcctgcatcaaTGTCCTTATACTACattatgtgcctggtacctgcaaaggtcagaagaaggttccagatcccctggaatgcaAGTTACAGATAGTAACTCTAGACACAGTGTTcctaccactgagacatctctccagcctctcaaatGGTTCTGTAAATATCCCATTcctgttttttcttgtttaagataCCTGGAGGGGATTTAGTTCTGTTGAATCATAAAAGCTAACTCAGGGCTTTACTCCAGAATGAGGGGGGCTTCTCTGATGGTTCCCTGCAGAGGGACTTCCAAATAGTGCTTGTTTTTGGTGTCCAAAAGCCAGTGTGTGGTGAGGACATCCCAGTCAGAGAACACATGCTGATCTGTAACTCCTGGAATGCGTGTGTATACCAGTTCCTGGACCAGAGATGTCCTTCTCCCAATTCACTGTAGCCATCCCCATGGGGATATCAGAGCCCAGCAATATGACTTaaagcagagaggcaggcacCTGCGGGCACAGGAGAGATGCCCACCATGCTGGCTCAGCCTTCCAAGTCCAACTGGTGCTGCCCTACGATGAAGCCCTATGATGAGGAACAGCTGGTCATCCTCCTGACACAGATGAGGGAGTCCTGTGCCGCCAGGCCTCTTGGAGTTGAGGCAGGAGTATCAGCAACAGCGAGTCCAGAACAGCTAGGCCGTCCCAGGAACACCGGAGACCCCTGGGAAACCGAGAGGCCAGGGTATGACTCTTCCTTTACCACTTTAAGATGCCACTCCTGCCCATGCACCCCTGGGACTCCACAGACCCTTCTCTACCGGTCTTTGTTTCTGTCACTTTGAAGAGGAGGGGGCACATTTAGTTGAGGCACATGCATTATGGCAGCCCTCCCATGCATGCTCCCCGGGACCCCTAGGGGCCTCTGCACCAACACACCTGTGGTCTAGCAGCATCAGGCGCTGTGCTAGCAGCTCCTTCAGCTCCCTGCTGGCTCCAAACAGGTCCCACAGGGTCAGTGGGGGCTCAAACCGCTGCCAGTGCTAGGAGACAAGAGGAGTCATGGCAATGCGCTGGCTGAGGGCCATGTGGCCGGATCCAGAAAGGGGTCAGGGAAAGGCCAGTACGGTGTCTGAGCAATGGCGCTCATGAACACCAGGCAGGACAGGTCAATGGGCCAGAGGGAAAGCAGGCACCTtcattctttctgtgtgtggagaCCCACACCCAGCTTCTAGAGAGGACAAATCTCTTCTACGCTCTCCTGTTGTCCGCTCAGATGGACAGGGCTTCACAGCCCCAACTTCATTCACAGTAACTCTGAATCTGACCAGTCATTACCTACTACACTTCCCATCTGAAGTTTCAGGGTACTTAAGAGTATATGGGGGACAGgcttggtagcacatgcttttaatcccagcacttgggagacaggggcaagtgaatctctgtgagttccaggacagccagagctacatagagaaaccctgtcttgaaaaaccgaaacCAAAACAGAACCAGGACTCTGTAGCCCTAGTCTATGGTCCTAACCATTATACTCCACTGCCGACTGCTTCTGCCTATCAGGCTTCAGCTGGCCAGGTCCAACCTCCAGTGGTCAACCCAGAAGGATGGAGGGAGTAGAGTTTGGGAAGTGACTGATTCTCTGACTCTTAGGAGGAGCTGATATATCGAAAAAACCCCAGTCCCTTACCTGATGAGTGACCCCCACATCAGTGCGCAGCCCCATAGCCAAAACCTCCTCCAGCCTGAAAGAAAATCACATGGGCTCTTAGAGAAGAGACCTCACATTCTTtaaacccagtgctgggatgggatgggatgctCGGAACTCGCATGGTATGGTCAGAGTGAGTGAACAAAGCAGGCAATAAAGATGTAAAAACACGGAGGGGCTTCTGGGGTACAGGAGACTCTAGGTGAAGAGCTGTACTCAGGTACTCACAGCTCTAGCTTGCCCAAGGGGACGCGCTTCCGGGTGCCGTGACCAAAAAGCATCACCTCTTTCATCCAGTTGTCTGGCTCCAGGGTCTGGATCCGTGCTTCCCGGGTGTGGCCTCCAGCTCCCTGGGGCATGAATCGTCCATGGGCTCCTGATAATATCAAtaaacaaccccccccacacacacattaatagaaGTTAACATGGTGAATTACTGGATTTAAATCAGGGTCTTTCCAAAGGGTGGTCCCTGAAGAAACCACTATAGATGTAAATCCTCAGGCCCTGCTGCTCCAGCAGTGCCCATGACAAGTCCCAGAGGGAGGGCGCAGCCAGCATTCTGGGTTGCGACAAGCCCCCAGGGGCTTCTGATCTACACTACACTCAGAACCATGGCGGGAGGCTGCAAAGGCCTGAAGATCCCCATTCCACGGTTCTACAGAGAGGTTGTGTGTACTTTGCATGAGGAAATACAGGCTCTGACCGGTTAAAGGGGCAGTCCAGGTTCACACAACCAGAATGTTCCTCCCCTGAATCATGCTTTCGGTTGTTCACAATCGACTCACCAGGCCCAATGCCAAGGTACTGACCACACTGCCAGTAAGTCCGGTTGTGGGTACTGAGCGCCCCCTGTGGGGAAGGAGGGAATTGTCAGCACAGAAGGCGGAACCCACTGGCTTCTATTCAGGCCAGCGGCATCTGATTAGAATATCCCACCACCTCAGGTCTGAGAGCACCCAACGGGGCCCCTCTCCTCAGAAGGCCTTAGTCCCCGGTCACATCTCAGCCCACTAATTCTCCAGCCATAGGCCCAGCACTCACGTTCCGGGCAAAGTTGGAGACCTCATACTGGCGGAAGCCAGCGTCTCGAAGGACGGTCCTGCCCTCCTGGTACATCTCAGCAGCCAGGTCGGGGTCAGGCGCTGGGAGGGTGCCCTGCTGCACCTGAGCAAAGAGTGAGGTGCCGCGTTCCAGGGTCAGCTGGTAGAGGGAGAGGTGGTCATCACAGTGGTGCAGCAGTTTCTGAAGCTGTTGAAGCCACGGCTCCACCTTCTGTGCCGGCAGCCCCAGCATCAAATCCACGGACACCCTGCCAGGGAAAAGGCGCCTGGCTTCCGCCAGAGTCTGCAAAGCGTCGCTGGCTGAGTGAGTCCGGCCCAGCAGCTGCAGCTCCGTGTCATCCAGGGACTGTGGGGAGAGGGTCGGGTGTAAATGAGGGAGGCAGCAACGCTCAGCCTTATTTGGGGCGCAGATGTGAGGGGCACACAACACACAGAAGGGAACGAGAACATAGAGGTGGTCCAGGCAGTACCCAGAGCTACTCCTCGATGAAAGGTGCTAAATTTAATCCCTAGAACTCTCTCTCTTgttatgtgtttttgtttccttttgagacagggtctccctaaagggctcaggctggttttgaactcagggtaatcctcctgccttagcctcctgcaTATGTATGATGACAattgtataccaccacacccagacccAAGGGTCTCTTAATTTAGATTTATCCGCTATTTCCTCATAattagaagccaggtgtggtggtgcacatctgtaatcccaatatgTGGAGcagtaaaggcaggaggatcaagagttcaaagctagcctcagctacataacaagtttaaGGCCAAAGAGGGCTAGAAAACCTTCTctttagagagagggagagggagaaagggagagagagagagataaagaagcATTTTGACAGAGAATGTCCAGATACGATGTATGCCCCATCAAGTTATGACCCCCAACCCTAGGTGGTCTACCCTGTGGTAAATGGAGATACTGGACACAAAAACATCAGGGGTCAACATCAAGTAGAGATTTCTCCTGACTCACACCTTCAGAGGCTCCCTGATAGGAGAAACCCCAAACTCCCACAAGAGCTGAAGGCTTTCGGTCCTGTTTGGCAGCCTTGTCTCCAGTCTCTCCCATCACAGGGGATGACACAGCTTCCCCCAAAACATGCAAAGTTCTTCCACATCCTGTGTCCTTTCCTCCCACACCCCCTTGCCAGGTAAACACCTGCTCTGTCTCACTCACACATCATTTCCTCCAGGAAGGCTTCCGGGATTTCATCAGGCTGGTGTCCCTCAGGCTGTACTCTAGCATTCTTTACAGATTCCCTCTAGAGGCAGTATTTACCATACCACGATATGGCTGCcggcctgcctccatctccaatcACATGTGTGAAGGTGGGGcaggtgtgcgtgtgtgcgtgcgcgcgtgcgtgcgtgcgtcaCTGAGTCAAAACCACCGTTAGCTGACATGGTAAAGACTTAACCATTTAAGTCTGGCTAGCCAGCATTAAGCGTTGTCTGTGTCTCCAAGTGCCGTATTACAGGCAAGCAGCCATACCCACCCAGcatttgtgtgggtgtggggggatCCAAATTTTGGCCCACACTTGCACAGTAAGcatttcaaccactgagccaccttcccatcCACACTCAGGCAGCACCCACTCTGTGGCAGGTACTATGTTAAGAACCTGGATTACAAAAGGGTAAACTAGCCAGgccatgtgcctgtaatcccaatggctgaggcagggagattgctgtgagtatgaggccaatCTGAGCTATAGTGTGAGTTCTGGTctcaaagtaataataatattaataaggGCTGGAGCTATAGCTCAGTTtacagagcgcttgcctagcataccctgggttcgatccccagctccacACAAAGTGGGCATGGTtgcacacgtctgtaatcccaatactaagAAGATGGAGGCAGACGAATCAGGagcttaaggtcatccttggctacatatcaaattagaggctagcctgagctacagggtaCGTGTCTCAAAACAACGGTGATGATGATACCAAAGCCTGCCTCAGGAAGTGTATAGACCAGTACAGCaacagacaaaacagaaaaataaaataaaataaataaaaagagtgtTACTACACAGTCTGCTGTGTACTAGACCTGGTACCCAGAAATGTTTTCCCAATAACTGAATGCCACCTTAGGGTCTGAGTGCACTGGGATGGGGTGGGTGAGATGGGTCACCTGCAGACCAATGGACAACCTGTTGACTCCTGCTGCTCCAAAAGCTGCCAGCCTGGAACCTGGGGCTGAAGTGGGGTTAGCCTCCAATGTGACTTCtgaatctgcaggcaaatgggcTTCCTGTGCCACGGCCTCCAGGACAGCAGCCACCGTGTGAGGACTGGCCAGACTCGGGGTTCCCCCACCAAAGAACACAGACTCCACCCTGCAGGAAGAGGATGGAGCCATCAAGACTGGGCAAGCCCCAAGGGACGTTGTCCTCTCTCCCAAGACCTTGTCTTCGGTGCCTGAACACCGACCTTTGCACCCCGCTGAGCCGCAGCAGCGTCCGCGCCTCGGTCACCAGGCAGTTCCGCAAGGCTCCCTCCTCCACGCCGCGGGGGATGTACTTATTGAAGTTGCAGTAGCTGCAGCGCTTCTCGCAATAGGGCCACTGGGGGGCAAGGGGGTGCGTATGCAAGCTGCAGCGGGACTCTTCCAGGGTTTGTCTCACGCATTCCCATCCCCTTTCTGTGGTTGGTCAGCGGTAGCTGCGACAACTAAGCCGCTCTGCGCCCTTAGGCAGGTGGCGCTGAGATTACTACGCCCGCCCCAGAATGACGAAACAGATTCCAAAGGGTCACCCAGCTGGTGAGCACCACACTAGAGGTCTTTTGTTTGGCACAAGACTTTCCGGTAGGGTAGGACGTGGGGGACAGATACTAGGCCAGATGTGGTGTTGGAGCACGGAAAGAGTGCATGCAGGTGGACTAACAGCAGCGGGACAAGCGCCAGCCACGGCCACCGCTCCCCCGACCCCCCGCCCCACTCACGTGCACGTAAAGGGCCGCGCGCGTGCTCGCGGACTCAGGACTCCGAGGCCGTCCCGGGCTGTCCACACGAGGGCGCCTCTGGGCCGCCCTGACTGCTGCCGCCCATCTCCCGGTCTGGACCCGGGAGGGAACCATTCCGTTCAAGGGCGGCAGAAGGCAGGGATCCGAGACCTCGACAGCGCGCCCAGCAAGGGTGTgccctgagctgagctgagccgCGTGGGGCGCCCCAGCGGAAGTCAGAGGGGCTGTGCGTGACCTCGTATTGCCTCTCCCGGCGCGGCTAGAGAGCCCTGGGCCTCGGGTCTGCGGCGCCACCTGCCGGACACTGCCGTACTCACAGCCGAGTCATGACCCATGTAAGTTCTTTCCGTCAGTTGCTAATAACGTTGTGTACCTGGCTCCGATCTGAACGCCAGGAGACATATGGCACTGAATTGACGATTGACTTGGCTATGTCTCTTCCGTCAGTTAGACTATGACCTGCTTTTAGGTACCTGTGTGCCCCGACCCCGTGctcagagcctgtctcaaagaaacaaaaagagagtgAGTCCGGCTCAGCAAGGAAATGACTGACAGCTGCTCTGCTAACCTGAGTGGTCCCTGGAACACACAGATATGTGACAGGAGAGGGCCTTGCTCCACAGAGtagccctttgacctccacaggtgccTCCTACCaaactcatgtgtgcacacagcacacacaataataatcaaataaataattatagcATGCATGCagagtacacagacacacatgtaggcaaaatattcaatcacattctttttaattaggtttaaaaaaaaaaaaaacgttgtttaaaaaaaggagggctggagagatggctcagaggacctgagttcaattcccagcaaccacatggtggctcacaaccatctgtaatgagatgtggtgccctcttctggcatgcaggctgaacactcactgtatacataataaataaataaataaataaataaatcttaaaaaagaaagaaagaaaggaaggaaggaaggaaggaaggaaggaaggaaggaaggaaggaaagccacGTGTGGCAGCACAGtcctataatcctaaaatttggGTGTaggaggagaatcaggagttcaagatcatctttggctACCTAGGGAGCTTGAGCCccggctgggctacatgagatgatgtttcaagaagaggaagggggctggagagatggcgcagcagtTAGGTGtacttccaggggacccagcacccatactgtggctaaccatctgtaattccagttccagactTCCTCCAGCACttcatgcatgtgatgcacagacatatgcaggcaaaatgcccatacacatgaaataaaaatattttttttaaagaaagagagggagggaaaggcaaaaaagagaaaaagaaagaattccacAGGGTATTGGCTTGACCAAGAGAGTGGGCTGTGGCCTGAGTCAGGCCAATCCTGGCATCTGATGGAAGAGGTGGCGGAGATGGTGTGTGCAGATGGTGTGTGCAGGAGAGGCAGGACACACAGGACAGACTTGGAGGGGCTGTCCCCAGGATGGAAGGATCATGGGCTTTGGAGTCACCCATTGCAAGGCAGTCCTCACCCCCTTTTCTAGATTCTCAGGAAGGTAAAGTTCTAGACATATAACACCCAGGAGGACCAGGACACAACAGGCCAAGCTCTCTGTCCTTATCCCCTCTAGACACAGACTATCTTTCAGTGTCCAATGGTATGTGGCCTAGAGCACACAGCTCAGGGAGGGTCGTTTTCCTATCCTTTGGCTGCAGCAAGAGCAAGGCACACACAGATGAGACTCCGTCCATAGCATGCAGCTCTCCTGAGCCAAGGGTACCAGCTTCAGTGAGTCCAGCCTTTTCTCTCTTGCTGCCTCTAAGTAATGCACATGCTTCATGTCACATGACTGAGTGTCCTGGGGAGAGGGTCCAGGCAAGTTGATAACCAGTGCAAAATGAACCTGCTTCAGCCAGGTGGGCCTAGACAATTCACATCTTCTCTCGGTGAAACTAAAGGCTCGGGACAGTATTGGGAGGAGGAAGCCGGCTTGAgctatggtggttcacaacctctCAGCTGTCATCTGCTATTAACTCTACTTGTGGGCCTGTTGTGCTTCCTTTTcacttctttgtgtgtgcatgtgtatggataCCCACACCACAGGGCTTATGTAAGGATCCGAGGACAAACTAAAGGAGTCAGTCCCCTGCCTCTactctgtgggtcccagagacCAAACTCAAAGCATCAGGTTTGGTGACAAGTGTCTTTTACCCACTGATCCCTCTTCCCATTGGTCCTTTTATGCGGTTTTTGAAATCGGAAAGGGATGCAAACCACAGATGGGTAGACACTAAGATTATTAACCTTCCTTTAGCCAAAGTTAGTGATCTCATCAACTGTGTGACTCTAAGACAAAACATATATGTTCATAAATCCTGCTTTTCCATATCCAAGTTTCATCTTTGTCATTGTTTTGGGggtttcgttgttgttgtttttctaaggcagggtctcactatgtagccctggctggcccagaacttactatgtagaccaggctggcctcaaactcacagagatctctagATAACCTTGGTGTCTGTTTCAACAACAGAAGAACACAATATATGCCAGGAATAGGGACAGACAACCATAatttcagcacctgggaggttgagacaggaggattgccaagagttaaaggtcagcctgtgtttctgtctcacaaaaagggagagagagagagaaggagggatggaaAGAAACAAACTGCAAGTCAAGGAGAATCGAAGTTGTGCTGGGGAGATTTTCTTAACCCACCAGGTGACTTCATGTCCTTGGCAAGAAAGTGGATCTCCCTGTGTTTCAGGGTCACCTCTGTGACATGGACTGATGCTAACTTAATGGAGCTGCTGGGAAGCTTTCAAGAGAAGATGCATGTGAGGGCATCTGGAACGGTGCCTGGTCCTTAAGAGGAACTTAAACAGAACACTCAGCTCTTCAAAAGCAAGGAGGTGCTGATGCTGGGGTGGCCGTGCAGGGAGCTCAGGGCTGCAGAAGGGGCAGCCCCATGCACAGGAGCTCGGGGCTGTAGACAAGgttatttctgtctctttcaaGTGGGGACTGGAGTTGAGGGAAACAACCAAATAAATTCCAATCGGGCTCCACTTGGATTTAGTTGCCTGAATTTACTCAACATTAAAATCAATAACCATGGGCCAGCAAGAGCTCAGAGGGCAAAAATGCTTGTCACCCAATGATGCAAGTCTAACACCTTGAGTTCAGTGGACAGAATGGGCTCCAGAAGgtggacctctgacctctacatgtgtgctgtgccaTCTACACCCTAcactcattaaacaaatatttaagcatcaataaaaaataatagtagaTCATTGTGGGCTCTGTATAGCGGCACATACTTGTCACTgaagcacttgggaagtggagacaggaggatccagagtttaAGCAGCCGTCCTGAGCTCCACATGGAGATTGAGACTAGCTTACTACACGAGACCCTACCTGGAACAAGCAAAACGTCAACTAGACTGAAGATGTAGCTAAGCGATGTCGCCTAAGCATGCTTGAGGCTCTGGATCCCATCCCCACGACAGAGGAACAAAGTCACACAACCAAGTCATTTGTTTCCCAATAACTTTGCGGTGGATGACACACTTTGAATTGTGGTCACTGCTGTCTACATTACTTTCCCGGGGCCTGAAGTTTGCCTTCGCTGAAACCCTTGACTCTTGCTTTTGGCCTATCCAAGTATCCAGTGGCTGGCCTTTGGGCCAGAGGAGAGACACTCTACCCGAAGATCATGCCAATGCCACCATTCTTTTTGGACAAGTGACCTGCCAAGGGCCATGAAGATTAGCTACTCACTGGCAGGCCACTGaccttcaccccccccccccatcttgttCCATGTTCTAAACTATTCTGATTTTTtcttattgcttttcttttttcttttgttttttgaggcagaatctgtTCATTAGAGAAATCCCGGGTTCATCAatcaaaaattatataataaaataaaaagtggatTGGTTGAGAAAGATAAAGAATGATAAATATaaagttttccttcttttcttcctttctggttttgGACTTGTTATTATgaagcccaggttagccttgaacttacagcaaTCATCTTGCTTCTGCCTTCAAAGTAGTGGCATTACAAACATATACCTCCATACCCAGTAGGACCacggagatttttgtttttgtttttaatatatttgaaacaggagagatggttcagtggttcagagcacctgttgctcttgcagaggacctggattcaattcccagcatcctcatggaGGGTCACATCatttgtaactcctgttccaggagagtcaacaccttcttctgacccccagaacaccaggcatgcatgaagTATATTAACATATGTGCaaggaaaacattcatatacataaaataaaaataaatgaatcaatgtAATGTATACAAGTGTTTTTGCTTGTATGTGTCTGTACATTGTGTGGACACCAGGTAGCCcacagaggtaagaagagggctctggatctcctggaactggaatgatggatggttgtgagctgccatgtgggtgctgggaaacaaaccagtACTCTTAgcactgattcatctctccaacccctaccAAGTGTCCTTAGGAGGTAATGGCAATGTTTAAAGTTGGCTTTGGTGATGGATATACTTATAGTCAGATACACAAATGCTGGAGGAAAATATGCTTTGAAGTGGGTGAGCTGGATAGGATGTGAGTTATTGCTCAATAAAGCTGttattttacagatttatttttatttatttgcatgtgtctgtgtaagtatatatcatgtggtgtgtgtgtgttgggggggtgggggggacatgccctcagaggccagaagagggcatgcaATTCtagggagctggagttacggtggctgtgagctgcccaatgcgGATGCTGAGAATCATActcaaatcctctgcaagagaagcaagtcctcttaaccactgagccatctctccagccctcaaatctgttatttcaaaaaaaaaaaaaaaaaagaataattattgGGCTTGGAGTGTAAGTCAGCAGCAAAGTCCTTATCTAGCAAAGTCCTTATCTAGCTGGGGGAAAAACACAGCAATATTTATTTCTGGACTAATCTATAGCaacaatttgaaaaatgtttaaatgagtaaagcttaaaaaaaaagacaaaaatggaggcaggcatgatggcacatgactttgatcccagcactccagtggCAGAAAGCaatgagatctctgtgagttcagaaccagcctggtctacatagtgaataccAGCACAATCTAcacagggagatcctgtctcaaaccaacaCACATGGAATTTCAAGGGGACAGGGTAAGGCTTAGATTAAGTAGGTAATGTACAGCAAAGGGCCTGGAGGGCTAATCTGAAGGAGCtggctcccttcctctcttcccttctccacccCGCAGGAGCTGCAGAGAGCATACCAACCAGACACTGGCCAAACAGGGAACTCTTTATGCCAAGTACTAAAGATGACAAGGGGCATGAGGAGGGCTCAGGAGAGCCTGAGAGGGCTGGGAGGATCCTCCTTTGTGTGGGAGGGCTGAGGGGCTCTGGGAGGACCCTCCTTTGTGTGGGAGGGCTGAGGGGCTCTGGGAGGACCCTCCTTTGTGTGGGAGGTCTGAGGGGCTCTGGAAGGACCCTCCTTTGTGTGGGAGGTCTGAGGGGCTCTGGGAGGACCCTCCTTTGTGTGGGAGGGCTGAGGGGCTCTGGGAGGACCCTCTTTTGTGTGGAGGGCTGAGGGGCTCTGGGAGGACCCTCCTTTGTGTGGGAGGGCTGAGGGGCTCTGGGAGGGCCCTCCTTTATGTGGGAGGGCTGAGGGGCTCTGGGAGGGCCCTCCTTTGTGTGGAGGGCTGAGGGGCTCTGGGAGGACCCTCCTTTGTGTGGAGGGCTGAGGGGCTCTGGGAGGGCCCTCCTTTATGTGGGAGGGCTGAGGGGCTCTGGGAGGGCCCTCCTTTGTGTGGAGGGCTGAGGGGCTCTGGGAGGACCCTCCTTTGTGTGGGAGGGCTGAGGGGCTCTGGGAGGGCCCGCCTTTATGTGGGAGGGCTGAGGGGCTCTGGGAGGACCCTCCTTTGTGTGGGAGGGCTGAGGGGCTCTGGGAGGACCCTCCTTTGTGTGGAGGGCTGAGGGGCTCTGGGAGGACCCTCCTTTGTGTGGGAGGGCTGAGGGGCTCTGGGAGGACCCTCCTTTGTGTGGAGGGCTGAGGGGTTCTGGGAGGACCCTCCTTTGTGTGGAGGGCTGAGGGGCTCTGGGAGGGCCCTCTTTTGCTTCACAGTTTTAGATGTTGTTCCATCTGCTCTCGGAGTCTGAATTTCTGGATCTAGAAGAAAGACGAAAGTGAAAGTCTGCTGCTCTGGTACCATGGTAACCAACCATCCTCAGTTTGCCGGGGAAATAacagtgggggagggaggcaagAACGAAACCCAAGAAAGCCCCAAAGTGACTTTGGACCCTCCTCTGCCAGCCTCGCCAGCTCATTACGGAGGGAGGACCACTCAGCCTTCTGCAACCAGGCCCGCCAGACCCCACACTGCCCTGCCCCTCTCCAGTCCCCTCCACCTTACACACCTTTCCTGAGATAGTGAGCGGATAGCTGTCAACAAACACGATGTATCTGGGAATCTTAAAGTGGGAGATCTGCAGACCAGGGAGAGAAAGTGTGAGGCTGGCCAAGGTCAGAGCACTCCCTTGGCTGTGGAGTTGGGTCCATTAGGCAAcatcccccctccacacacacaccagggatgacagacaggcagaggtaggtgagtgAGTGAGGGTGGTTGGGGGTCCCACCTTCCCTTTGCAGAAAGC
Above is a window of Onychomys torridus chromosome 8, mOncTor1.1, whole genome shotgun sequence DNA encoding:
- the Rsad1 gene encoding radical S-adenosyl methionine domain-containing protein 1, mitochondrial, which produces MVPSRVQTGRWAAAVRAAQRRPRVDSPGRPRSPESASTRAALYVHWPYCEKRCSYCNFNKYIPRGVEEGALRNCLVTEARTLLRLSGVQRVESVFFGGGTPSLASPHTVAAVLEAVAQEAHLPADSEVTLEANPTSAPGSRLAAFGAAGVNRLSIGLQSLDDTELQLLGRTHSASDALQTLAEARRLFPGRVSVDLMLGLPAQKVEPWLQQLQKLLHHCDDHLSLYQLTLERGTSLFAQVQQGTLPAPDPDLAAEMYQEGRTVLRDAGFRQYEVSNFARNGALSTHNRTYWQCGQYLGIGPGAHGRFMPQGAGGHTREARIQTLEPDNWMKEVMLFGHGTRKRVPLGKLELLEEVLAMGLRTDVGVTHQHWQRFEPPLTLWDLFGASRELKELLAQRLMLLDHRGLRCSWDGLAVLDSLLLILLPQLQEAWRHRTPSSVSGG